One window of Trifolium pratense cultivar HEN17-A07 linkage group LG5, ARS_RC_1.1, whole genome shotgun sequence genomic DNA carries:
- the LOC123883946 gene encoding uncharacterized protein LOC123883946 codes for MKMCEKKKIVSICVMIMLVMAHADNSPPPPSQPSSPTGRIACLAKCAFKCKRFKTRIPLYAGCVAACTLLKCHKVLSKVTYDCATNCSMSKTFNINTDAGGVNDIVNSCLKSCKNK; via the exons ATGAAAATGTGTGAGAAGAAAAAGATTGTTTCAATATGTGTGATGATAATGTTAGTTATGGCACACGCTGATAATTCTCCTCCACCTCCATCACAACCTAGTTCACCAACTGGTCGAATCGCTTGTCTTGCCAAATGTGCTTTTAAATGTAAACGCTTCAAAACAAGAATTCCATTATATGCAGGTTGTGTTGCTGCATGTACATTATTGAAATGTCATAAAGTATTGTCAAAAGTTACTTATGATTGTGCAACTAATTGTTCGATGTCCAAGACCTTTAACATCAACACTG ATGCCGGTGGTGTTAATGATATCGTGAATTCATGCTTGAAATCttgcaaaaacaaataa
- the LOC123883942 gene encoding uncharacterized protein LOC123883942 encodes MRQQKAPSAVQKAPSTIQKTPFVVQKAQPVQAATSVQVATSILAPPSQVAAPTQRPPPIQTTTPEAFRFVPTPGFTLPHQFQQGPQFTTHDMEIDPHHQEDEQEDEEGDNEDDVVGDNEDGEEEDNHDKDAHGKVIIRPAGTGFAPSKEAAAAIRHVIEKKFPNNITCYSDITPPEKKDTWFERFRKFVSWEPRHEEKIKKIFHQRCAKRLTDILTKARDKNKKPLWMESDGWKYVTDIWQKEDFKVKSERNKINRASSKGALHTSGRRAHHEIAHDMAIKFGRPVLPDELFVVTHKKKTGQWVDRRSERTHAEYHDRLAKMTQIDGVVTGETQEVDGSQRIHLWKDVSGGKSRGRCYGTGHLAVNLIHGVTHLTYEAEETHIREHDNQLIEAARAEAAAARADAEAARAAAAAANARAAKAEDDAAKAQDRTQNLEMKFEEFSRRMMALESGSCSGHSRHSSHPHYDDELDDQSVDDEEDA; translated from the exons ATGCGCCAACAAAAAGCACCATCTGCAGTCCAGAAAGCACCATCTACAATCCAGAAAACACCATTTGTAGTCCAGAAAGCACAACCGGTTCAAGCTGCGACATCGGTTCAAGTTGCAACATCAATTCTGGCACCACCTTCTCAGGTTGCAGCACCGACTCAGAGGCCACCACCGATCCAGACTACTACTCCTGAGGCGTTCAGATTCGTTCCTACCCCAGGATTCACATTGCCTCATCAATTTCAGCAAGGTCCCCAATTCACAACACATGATATGGAGATAGATCCTCATCATCAAGAGGACGAGCAAGAGGATGAGGAGGGGGACAACGAAGACGATGTGGTGGGGGACAACGAAGACGGTGAGGAAGAAGACAACCATGATAAAGATGCTCATGGGAAGGTCATCATACGTCCTGCTGGAACCGG GTTTGCTCCAAGCAAAGAAGCTGCTGCAGCGATTAGGCATGTTATAGAAAAGAAGTTTCCAAACAATATCACTTGCTATAGTGATATCACACCTCCTGAAAAAAAAGATACTTGGTTTGAGAGATTTCGA AAGTTTGTTTCATGGGAACCTCGTCACGaggaaaaaattaagaaaatttttCATCAAAGATGCGCCAAACGTTTGACCGATATCCTTACCAAGGCAAGAGATAAGAATAAAAAACCCTTGTGGATGGAGAGCGATGGATGGAAGTATGTTACTGACATTTGGCAGAAAGAAGATTTCAAGGTGAAGTCTGAACGAAATAAGATTAATCGAGCTTCAAGTAAAGGCGCACTCCATACCTCGGGTCGTAGAGCTCATCACGAAATTGCACATGACATG gcTATTAAGTTTGGGAGACCTGTCCTTCCCGATGAACTTTTTGTGGTTACCCACAAAAAGAAGACCGGTCAGTGGGTTGATCGTCGTTCAGAGAGAACCCAT GCTGAATATCATGATCGTCTTGCTAAAATGACACAAATTGACGGTGTTGTTACCGGTGAAACTCAAGAGGTTGATGGATCGCAGAGAATTCATTTATGGAAAGATGTTTCTGGGGGTAAGTCTCGGGGAAGGTGTTATGGAACTGGGCACTTGGCTGTAAACCTTATTCATGGTGTCACACACTTGACTTATGAGGCAGAGGAAACTCACATTAGGGAACATGATAACCAACTCATTGAGGCTGCTAGAGCCGAGGCTGCTGCAGCACGTGCAGATGCTGAAGCTGCTAGAGCTGCGGCTGCTGCGGCAAATGCGAGAGCTGCTAAAGCTGAAGACGATGCTGCTAAAGCTCAAGACCGGACACAAAACTTGGAAATGAAGTTTGAAGAATTCAGTAGACGCATGATGGCTTTGGAGTCAGGCTCTTGTAGTGGTCATTCTCGTCATAGTTCTCATCCTCATTATGATGATGAATTAGATGATCAATCGGTTGATGACGAGGAAGATGCTTGA